A window of the Kosakonia radicincitans DSM 16656 genome harbors these coding sequences:
- the tcyJ gene encoding cystine ABC transporter substrate-binding protein, whose product MKLALLGRRALMAVMAVTLVAGVSAKTFAAENLLNKVKERGTLLVGLEGTYPPFSFQGDDGKLTGFEVEFADALAKHLGVKASLKPTKWDGMLASLDSKRIDVVINQVTISDERKKKYDFSTPYTVSGIQALVKKGNEAGIKTAADLKGKKVGVGLGTNYEEWLRKNVQGVDIRTYDDDPTKYQDLRVGRIDAILVDRLAALDLVKKTKDTLAVAGDAFSRQEAGVALRKGNEDLLQAIDAAIADMQKDGTMKALSEKWFGTDVTK is encoded by the coding sequence ATGAAACTAGCACTTCTGGGACGTCGGGCGCTGATGGCCGTTATGGCCGTCACGCTGGTGGCGGGGGTAAGCGCGAAAACATTCGCCGCAGAAAACCTGCTGAATAAAGTCAAAGAGCGCGGCACGTTGTTAGTCGGTCTGGAAGGCACGTATCCGCCGTTCAGTTTCCAGGGCGATGATGGCAAGCTGACTGGTTTTGAAGTGGAATTTGCCGATGCGCTGGCGAAGCATTTGGGCGTGAAGGCCTCTCTGAAACCGACGAAATGGGACGGTATGCTGGCCTCGCTGGACTCGAAGCGCATCGACGTGGTGATCAATCAGGTGACCATCTCCGATGAACGCAAGAAAAAATATGATTTCTCCACGCCCTATACCGTCTCTGGTATCCAGGCGCTGGTCAAAAAAGGCAATGAAGCGGGCATTAAAACCGCAGCCGATCTGAAAGGGAAAAAAGTCGGCGTTGGCCTGGGCACCAACTATGAAGAGTGGCTGCGCAAGAACGTTCAGGGCGTCGATATTCGTACCTATGATGATGACCCGACGAAATACCAGGATCTGCGCGTTGGCCGTATCGATGCGATTCTGGTGGATCGCCTTGCAGCGCTGGATCTGGTGAAAAAAACTAAAGATACTCTGGCAGTGGCTGGTGATGCGTTCTCGCGTCAGGAGGCCGGTGTGGCGTTGCGCAAGGGTAATGAAGATCTGTTGCAGGCAATTGATGCGGCAATTGCCGATATGCAAAAAGATGGCACGATGAAAGCGCTGTCGGAAAAATGGTTTGGAACAGATGTGACGAAGTGA
- the dcyD gene encoding D-cysteine desulfhydrase — MSLHNLTRFPRLEFIGAPTPLEYLPRLSDYLGREIFIKRDDVTPIAMGGNKLRKLEFLAADALREGADTLITAGAIQSNHVRQTAAVAAKLGLHCVALLENPIGTKAENYLSNGNRLLLDLFNAQIEMCDALTDPAAQLEALATRVEAQGFRPYVIPVGGSNALGAMGYVESALEIAQQCEGAVSLSSVVVASGSAGTHAGLAVGLEQLLPEVELIGVTVSRSVADQKTKVVTLQQAIAHDLEISANADIVLWDEYFAPGYGMPNDEGMEAVKLLARLEGILLDPVYTGKAMAGLLDGIEQKRFKDDGPILFVHTGGAPALFAYHPHI; from the coding sequence ATGTCTTTGCACAACCTGACCCGCTTTCCGCGTCTTGAATTTATTGGCGCACCGACGCCGCTGGAGTACCTGCCGCGCCTGTCCGATTACCTTGGGCGCGAGATTTTCATCAAACGTGATGATGTGACGCCGATTGCGATGGGCGGCAACAAACTGCGCAAACTGGAGTTTCTTGCTGCTGATGCGCTACGTGAAGGCGCGGATACGCTGATCACCGCAGGCGCGATTCAGTCTAACCATGTGCGCCAGACCGCCGCAGTGGCGGCGAAACTGGGTTTGCACTGTGTCGCGCTGCTGGAAAATCCTATTGGTACGAAGGCAGAAAACTATCTCAGCAATGGCAACCGCTTGCTGCTGGATCTGTTCAATGCGCAAATTGAAATGTGCGATGCGTTGACCGATCCGGCTGCGCAACTGGAGGCGCTTGCGACGCGGGTCGAGGCGCAGGGCTTTCGCCCGTATGTGATTCCGGTCGGCGGTTCTAATGCGTTGGGTGCTATGGGTTACGTCGAAAGCGCACTGGAAATTGCCCAGCAATGCGAAGGCGCGGTCTCGCTGTCGTCGGTGGTGGTGGCTTCCGGGAGTGCCGGAACGCATGCCGGGCTTGCTGTCGGGCTGGAGCAGTTGCTGCCGGAGGTCGAGTTAATTGGCGTTACCGTTTCGCGCAGCGTGGCGGATCAAAAAACCAAAGTTGTAACCTTGCAGCAGGCGATCGCCCACGATCTGGAGATCAGCGCGAATGCCGATATTGTGCTGTGGGATGAATACTTTGCGCCGGGTTATGGCATGCCGAATGATGAAGGGATGGAAGCCGTAAAACTGCTGGCGCGTCTGGAAGGGATTTTGCTCGATCCGGTCTATACCGGTAAGGCGATGGCGGGTTTGCTCGATGGCATTGAGCAGAAGCGTTTTAAAGACGATGGCCCGATCCTTTTCGTTCATACCGGCGGCGCGCCAGCGCTCTTCGCCTACCATCCGCATATCTGA
- the tcyL gene encoding cystine ABC transporter permease, with amino-acid sequence MQESLQLVIDSAPYLLKGAVFTLQLSIGGMFFGLLLGFVLALMRMSPLLPVRWLARFYISIFRGTPLIAQLFMIYYGLPQFGIELDPIPSAMIGLSLNTAAYAAETLRAAISSIDKGQWEAAASIGMTSWQTLRRAILPQAARVALPPLSNSFISLVKDTSLAATIQVPELFRQAQLITSRTLEVFTMYLAASLIYWVMATVLSTLQNYFENQLNRQERDAK; translated from the coding sequence ATGCAAGAGAGCTTACAGCTAGTTATCGATTCAGCCCCTTATCTGCTCAAGGGGGCTGTGTTCACGCTGCAATTGAGTATTGGCGGCATGTTTTTTGGTTTGCTGCTCGGTTTTGTGCTGGCGCTGATGCGAATGTCGCCGCTGCTGCCGGTACGCTGGCTGGCACGCTTTTATATCTCGATTTTTCGCGGTACCCCATTGATTGCACAGCTTTTTATGATCTATTACGGCCTGCCGCAGTTTGGCATAGAGCTGGATCCCATCCCGTCGGCAATGATTGGGCTTTCGCTTAACACGGCAGCGTATGCCGCGGAAACCTTGCGAGCCGCCATCTCGTCTATCGATAAGGGGCAATGGGAAGCGGCCGCCAGTATCGGCATGACGTCCTGGCAAACGCTGCGCCGCGCGATCCTTCCGCAGGCTGCTCGCGTGGCGCTACCGCCGTTGAGTAACAGTTTTATCAGCCTGGTCAAAGATACTTCGCTGGCGGCAACTATTCAGGTGCCGGAGCTGTTTCGTCAGGCGCAACTGATCACCTCACGCACGCTGGAGGTGTTCACCATGTATCTGGCGGCATCGCTGATCTACTGGGTCATGGCGACCGTGCTTTCCACGTTGCAGAACTATTTTGAAAACCAGCTTAACCGTCAGGAGCGTGATGCAAAATGA
- the tcyN gene encoding L-cystine ABC transporter ATP-binding protein TcyN — MSAIDVKNLVKKFHGQTVLHGIDLEVQEGEVVAIIGPSGSGKTTLLRSINLLEQPESGTIRVGAITIDTSRSPGEQKKAIRQLRQHVGFVFQNFNLFPHRTVLENIIEGPVIVKGEAKEEACARARQLLEKVGLKGKEESFPRRLSGGQQQRVAIARALAMRPDVILFDEPTSALDPELVGEVLNTIRQLAQEKRTMVIVTHEMSFARDVADRAIFMDQGRIVEQGPAKLLFSQPQHPRTRQFLEKFLMQ, encoded by the coding sequence ATGAGTGCTATCGACGTTAAAAATCTGGTGAAAAAATTCCACGGACAAACCGTCCTGCACGGTATCGATCTGGAGGTACAGGAGGGGGAAGTGGTGGCGATTATCGGCCCTAGTGGGTCCGGTAAAACCACCTTGTTGCGCAGTATTAACCTGCTGGAACAGCCGGAAAGCGGGACGATCCGCGTGGGGGCAATCACCATTGATACCTCTCGATCTCCAGGCGAACAGAAAAAGGCTATCCGCCAGTTGCGCCAGCATGTCGGGTTCGTGTTCCAGAACTTCAACCTGTTTCCACACCGTACGGTGCTGGAGAACATTATTGAAGGGCCGGTGATCGTGAAGGGCGAAGCGAAAGAAGAGGCTTGTGCGCGGGCGCGTCAGTTACTGGAAAAAGTGGGGCTGAAGGGGAAAGAAGAGAGTTTTCCGCGTCGTTTGTCCGGCGGCCAGCAGCAGCGCGTTGCGATTGCCCGCGCGTTGGCAATGCGTCCTGATGTTATCCTTTTTGACGAGCCTACCTCTGCGCTCGATCCTGAACTGGTTGGCGAAGTGCTGAACACCATTCGCCAACTGGCGCAGGAGAAACGCACCATGGTGATAGTGACCCACGAGATGAGTTTTGCCCGCGATGTCGCGGACAGGGCGATTTTTATGGATCAGGGGCGCATTGTGGAGCAGGGGCCGGCGAAACTGCTGTTTTCCCAGCCGCAACATCCACGCACCAGGCAGTTTCTGGAAAAATTCCTGATGCAATAA
- the sdiA gene encoding transcriptional regulator SdiA: protein MQDKEFFTWRREMMSRFQEMTAAKDVYTELQRQTQLLEFDYFSLCVRHPVPFTRPRISVETTYPQAWMQQYQAENYFAIDPVLKAENFIQGHLPWNDKLFQDAMVLWDAARDHGLRKGISQCLMLPNHALGFLSVSRSSLLGKMMPEDEIELRLQTLVQLSLLALTRLEDQMVLTPEMRFSKREREILKWTAEGKTSAEIAMILSISENTVNFHQKNMQKKFNAPNKTQIACYAAATGMI, encoded by the coding sequence ATGCAGGATAAAGAATTTTTTACCTGGCGACGCGAAATGATGTCGCGCTTCCAGGAGATGACAGCGGCTAAGGACGTTTATACAGAGTTACAGCGGCAGACACAGCTGCTGGAGTTTGATTATTTCTCACTGTGCGTTCGCCACCCAGTGCCCTTTACCCGGCCGAGGATTAGCGTTGAAACGACGTATCCGCAGGCCTGGATGCAGCAGTATCAGGCGGAGAATTACTTTGCCATTGATCCGGTGCTTAAAGCCGAAAATTTCATTCAGGGACATTTGCCCTGGAATGACAAGCTCTTCCAGGATGCGATGGTATTGTGGGATGCTGCGCGGGATCATGGCCTGCGAAAGGGGATCTCGCAGTGTCTGATGCTGCCTAATCATGCGCTGGGTTTTCTCTCGGTTTCGCGTAGCAGCCTGCTTGGTAAAATGATGCCTGAGGATGAGATTGAACTGCGGCTGCAGACGCTGGTGCAGCTCAGCCTGCTGGCGCTGACTCGACTGGAAGATCAGATGGTGTTGACGCCGGAGATGCGCTTCAGTAAGCGTGAACGCGAGATACTGAAATGGACGGCGGAAGGCAAGACCTCTGCGGAAATCGCCATGATTTTGTCGATCTCTGAGAATACCGTCAATTTTCACCAGAAGAATATGCAGAAGAAATTCAATGCGCCGAATAAAACGCAGATTGCCTGTTATGCTGCGGCGACCGGAATGATTTGA
- a CDS encoding DUF2594 family protein translates to MSTPDFSTAENAKDLAQEVACLKSLLTLMLQAMGQADAGRVIIKMEKQIEQMENEAQAAVFSSTVKQIKQAYRQ, encoded by the coding sequence TTGAGCACACCTGATTTTTCCACTGCTGAAAATGCGAAGGATCTGGCGCAGGAAGTCGCTTGCCTGAAATCATTGTTGACGCTGATGTTGCAGGCAATGGGCCAGGCGGATGCGGGCCGCGTCATCATTAAAATGGAAAAGCAAATTGAACAAATGGAAAATGAAGCTCAGGCAGCGGTATTTTCCAGCACTGTTAAGCAAATTAAACAAGCTTACCGCCAGTAA
- the uvrY gene encoding UvrY/SirA/GacA family response regulator transcription factor, translating into MINVLLVDDHELVRAGIRRILEDVKGIKVTGEVNCGEDAIKWCRANSVDVVLMDMSMPGIGGLEATRKIARANVDTKVIMLTVHTENPLPAKVMQAGAAGYLSKGAAPQEVVNAIRSVHSGQRYIASDIAQQMALSQIEPEKTDSPFASLSERELQIMLMITKGQKVNEISEQLHLSPKTVNSYRYRMFSKLNIHGDVELTHLAIRHGLCNAETLLSQ; encoded by the coding sequence TTGATCAACGTACTACTTGTTGATGATCATGAACTGGTGCGCGCAGGGATACGACGCATTCTTGAAGATGTTAAAGGCATAAAAGTCACGGGTGAAGTCAACTGCGGTGAAGATGCCATCAAATGGTGTCGGGCCAATTCCGTTGATGTCGTCCTGATGGATATGAGTATGCCCGGAATCGGCGGCCTTGAAGCCACGCGTAAAATTGCGCGTGCTAACGTCGACACCAAAGTCATTATGCTTACCGTTCACACGGAAAACCCTCTGCCAGCGAAAGTCATGCAGGCGGGTGCAGCCGGTTATCTGAGCAAAGGCGCCGCACCACAGGAAGTGGTGAATGCCATTCGCTCTGTGCATTCCGGACAGCGCTACATCGCCTCTGATATCGCTCAGCAAATGGCACTCAGCCAGATTGAACCTGAAAAAACGGACTCGCCGTTTGCCAGTTTGTCTGAACGAGAATTGCAGATTATGCTGATGATCACGAAGGGTCAGAAAGTGAATGAGATTTCTGAACAACTCCATCTGAGCCCCAAAACGGTGAACAGCTATCGCTACCGAATGTTCAGTAAATTGAACATTCACGGTGATGTCGAATTGACACACCTCGCCATTCGCCATGGTCTGTGTAATGCGGAGACGTTGTTAAGTCAGTGA
- the uvrC gene encoding excinuclease ABC subunit UvrC has protein sequence MTEVFDSKAFLKTVTSKPGVYRMYDAGGTVIYVGKAKDLKKRLSSYFRSNLASRKTEALVAQIQQIDVTVTHTETEALLLEHNYIKLYQPRYNVLLRDDKSYPFIFLSGDTHPRLSMHRGAKHAKGEYFGPFPNGYAVRETLALLQKIFPVRQCENSVYRNRSRPCLQYQIGRCLGPCVAGLVSEEEYAQQVEYVRLFLAGKDDQVLTQLITRMEKASQALEFEEAARVRDQIQAVRRVTEKQFVSNTGDDLDVIGVAFDAGMACVHVLFIRQGKVLGSRSYFPKVPGGTELGEVVETFVGQFYLQGSQMRTLPGEILLDFNLSDRTLLADSLSELAGRRVNVQTKPRGDRARYLKLARTNAATALSTRLSQQSTVHQRLAALASVLQLPEVKRMECFDISHTMGEQTVASCVVFDTNGPLRAEYRRYNITGITPGDDYAAMNQVLRRRYGKAIEESKIPDVILIDGGKGQLGQAKAVFAELDVPWDKHKPLLLGVAKGADRKAGLETLFFEPEGEGFSLPPDSPALHVIQHIRDESHDHAISGHRKKRAKVKSTSSLETIEGVGPKRRQMLLKYMGGLQGLLNASVDEISKVPGISQGLAEKIFYSLKH, from the coding sequence GTGACTGAAGTTTTCGATTCAAAAGCCTTCCTCAAAACGGTGACCAGCAAACCCGGCGTTTATCGTATGTATGACGCCGGTGGTACCGTTATCTATGTTGGTAAAGCGAAAGATCTTAAAAAGCGCCTTTCCAGCTATTTCCGCAGCAATCTTGCCTCACGAAAAACCGAAGCACTGGTCGCTCAAATCCAACAGATTGATGTGACGGTAACGCATACCGAAACTGAAGCGCTGCTGCTGGAGCATAACTACATCAAGCTTTATCAGCCCCGCTATAACGTTTTGTTGCGGGATGATAAATCTTACCCGTTTATTTTCCTCAGCGGCGATACGCATCCCCGTCTGTCGATGCACCGCGGTGCGAAACATGCGAAAGGGGAGTATTTCGGCCCGTTTCCGAACGGCTATGCTGTGCGTGAAACGCTGGCGCTGTTGCAGAAAATATTCCCCGTTCGGCAGTGTGAGAATAGCGTTTATCGCAACCGCTCCCGCCCGTGCCTGCAATACCAGATTGGCCGCTGCCTGGGGCCGTGTGTCGCAGGGCTGGTCAGTGAAGAAGAGTATGCACAGCAGGTTGAGTATGTTCGCTTGTTCCTTGCCGGAAAAGACGATCAGGTGCTGACGCAACTTATCACCCGCATGGAGAAGGCCAGCCAGGCGCTGGAATTTGAAGAAGCCGCGCGCGTGCGCGACCAGATTCAGGCGGTACGGCGGGTCACGGAAAAACAGTTTGTCTCTAACACCGGCGACGATCTTGATGTTATCGGCGTGGCGTTTGATGCCGGCATGGCCTGTGTACACGTGCTGTTTATTCGCCAGGGGAAAGTACTCGGCAGCCGCAGTTACTTTCCCAAAGTGCCTGGTGGTACGGAGTTGGGCGAAGTGGTGGAAACGTTTGTTGGTCAGTTTTATTTGCAGGGCAGCCAGATGCGAACCCTGCCTGGCGAAATCCTGCTGGATTTCAATCTCAGTGACAGAACGCTGTTGGCCGATTCACTCTCTGAGCTGGCTGGCCGCCGGGTTAATGTACAGACTAAACCGCGCGGCGATCGTGCACGCTATCTGAAGCTGGCGCGCACAAACGCTGCCACGGCGTTGAGCACCAGGCTTTCACAGCAGTCGACCGTTCACCAGCGTCTGGCCGCGCTGGCCAGCGTGTTACAACTGCCGGAAGTGAAACGGATGGAGTGCTTTGATATCAGCCATACGATGGGCGAACAAACAGTTGCGTCATGTGTGGTTTTTGATACCAATGGGCCATTACGCGCGGAGTACCGCCGCTATAATATCACCGGTATTACGCCCGGTGATGACTATGCGGCAATGAACCAGGTCCTCCGTCGCCGTTACGGCAAAGCGATTGAAGAAAGCAAGATCCCTGACGTGATCCTTATTGACGGTGGCAAAGGGCAACTGGGGCAGGCGAAGGCGGTTTTTGCCGAGCTGGATGTTCCGTGGGATAAGCACAAGCCGTTGCTGCTGGGTGTCGCGAAAGGTGCCGATCGCAAAGCCGGGCTTGAAACGCTGTTCTTTGAGCCGGAAGGCGAGGGGTTTAGCCTGCCGCCGGACTCTCCGGCGCTGCATGTTATCCAGCATATCCGCGATGAGTCGCACGATCATGCGATCAGCGGTCACCGGAAAAAACGTGCCAAGGTGAAGAGCACCAGCTCGCTGGAAACGATCGAAGGCGTAGGCCCGAAGCGTCGCCAAATGCTGCTGAAATATATGGGTGGATTGCAAGGGTTGCTCAATGCCAGTGTTGATGAAATCTCAAAAGTGCCGGGTATCTCGCAAGGACTGGCAGAAAAGATCTTCTACTCGTTGAAACATTAG
- the pgsA gene encoding CDP-diacylglycerol--glycerol-3-phosphate 3-phosphatidyltransferase: MRLNIPTLLTLFRVILIPFFVLAFYLPFYWSPFVCALIFCIAAITDWFDGYLARRWNQSTRFGAFLDPVADKVLVAIAMVLVAEHYHTWWVTLPAATMIAREIIISALREWMAEMGKRSRVAVSWIGKVKTTAQMMALVGLLWRPNIWVEYAGIALFFVAAGLTLWSMLQYLNAARGDLLEP; this comes from the coding sequence ATGCGATTGAATATTCCTACGTTGCTTACCCTTTTTCGCGTCATCCTGATCCCTTTTTTCGTGCTGGCGTTTTATCTTCCTTTTTACTGGTCACCATTCGTTTGCGCGCTCATTTTTTGTATCGCGGCGATAACCGACTGGTTTGACGGTTATCTGGCGCGCCGCTGGAATCAGAGCACCCGTTTTGGTGCCTTCCTCGATCCGGTTGCCGATAAAGTGCTGGTCGCTATCGCGATGGTGCTGGTGGCTGAACATTATCATACCTGGTGGGTAACGCTGCCTGCGGCTACCATGATTGCCCGTGAGATCATTATTTCCGCTCTGCGTGAGTGGATGGCGGAGATGGGGAAACGCAGCCGCGTGGCGGTATCCTGGATCGGTAAAGTGAAAACCACCGCACAAATGATGGCGCTGGTAGGGCTGCTGTGGCGTCCAAATATCTGGGTTGAATATGCTGGTATTGCGTTGTTCTTCGTTGCTGCCGGGCTGACACTGTGGTCAATGCTGCAATATCTGAATGCAGCACGTGGCGATCTGCTTGAACCTTGA
- the tyrP gene encoding tyrosine transporter TyrP — MKNRTLGSVFIVAGTTIGAGMLAMPLAAAGVGFATTFGLLIALWAVMCYTALLLLEVYQHVPADTGLGSLARRYLGRYGQWITGFSMMFLMYALTAAYISGAGELLASSISQWFNVALSPVAGVLLFTLVAGGVVCAGTSLVDLFNRFLFSAKLLFLVVMLALLMPHVHQANLLTMPLEKGLALSAIPVIFTSFGFHGSVPSIVSYMGGDIRKLRKIFIIGSAIPLVAYIFWQLATLGSIDSSTFMGLLASQAGLNGLLQALREVVASPHVELAVHLFADLALATSFLGVSLGLFDYLADLFQRRNNAAGRLQSGMITFLPPLAFALFYPRGFVMALGYAGVALSVLALLLPSMLAWQSRKHNSQHSYRVPGGKPMLCLIFACGIAVIVIQFFIVAGLLPEVG, encoded by the coding sequence GTGAAGAATCGAACACTTGGGAGTGTTTTTATCGTCGCCGGTACCACGATCGGCGCAGGGATGTTGGCAATGCCGCTGGCAGCAGCTGGCGTTGGGTTTGCCACCACTTTCGGGTTACTTATCGCGCTATGGGCGGTGATGTGTTACACCGCCCTGCTCTTGCTGGAGGTTTATCAGCATGTTCCTGCCGATACCGGTCTGGGCTCGCTGGCGAGGCGTTATCTTGGGCGCTATGGGCAGTGGATAACAGGTTTCAGTATGATGTTCTTAATGTACGCGCTGACCGCAGCGTACATCAGCGGCGCAGGAGAGTTGCTGGCGTCCAGCATCAGCCAGTGGTTTAACGTTGCGCTTTCGCCAGTCGCCGGTGTGCTGCTGTTCACTCTTGTTGCCGGTGGTGTCGTATGCGCTGGTACTTCGCTTGTCGATCTGTTTAACCGCTTTCTTTTCAGCGCCAAACTCCTGTTCCTCGTGGTGATGCTGGCGCTGTTAATGCCGCACGTCCACCAGGCGAATTTGCTGACCATGCCGCTGGAAAAAGGACTGGCGCTATCGGCAATTCCGGTGATCTTCACCTCGTTTGGTTTTCACGGTAGCGTACCGAGCATTGTCAGTTATATGGGCGGCGATATCCGCAAATTGCGCAAGATATTTATCATCGGCAGCGCCATTCCGCTGGTGGCCTATATTTTCTGGCAGCTCGCAACGCTTGGCAGTATTGATTCGTCAACGTTTATGGGGCTGCTGGCCAGCCAGGCAGGATTAAACGGGTTGCTGCAAGCATTGCGCGAAGTGGTGGCCTCACCGCATGTGGAACTGGCAGTTCATCTGTTTGCCGATCTGGCGCTGGCGACCTCTTTCCTCGGCGTGTCGCTGGGATTATTTGATTATCTCGCGGATCTTTTTCAGCGGCGTAACAATGCTGCCGGACGCCTGCAAAGCGGAATGATCACCTTCCTGCCGCCGCTGGCCTTTGCACTGTTTTATCCGCGCGGGTTTGTGATGGCGCTCGGCTATGCCGGTGTCGCGCTTTCCGTGCTGGCACTTCTGTTACCGTCAATGCTGGCCTGGCAAAGCCGGAAGCATAATTCGCAACACAGTTATCGTGTTCCCGGCGGTAAACCCATGCTGTGCCTGATTTTCGCCTGTGGCATTGCGGTTATCGTCATTCAGTTTTTTATCGTCGCCGGTCTGCTACCTGAAGTGGGATAA
- a CDS encoding YecH family metal-binding protein, producing MASIHGHEVLNMMIASGEHYTTESLAAAITARFGETARFHTCSAEGMTAAELVTFLAERGKFIPAEEGFSTHESKICKH from the coding sequence ATGGCATCAATACATGGTCATGAAGTACTGAATATGATGATTGCATCAGGCGAACATTACACCACAGAGAGTCTCGCTGCGGCCATTACGGCCCGCTTTGGGGAAACGGCGCGTTTTCATACTTGCTCAGCAGAGGGAATGACGGCGGCGGAATTAGTGACCTTTTTAGCGGAGCGCGGAAAATTCATTCCGGCTGAAGAGGGGTTTTCCACTCACGAAAGTAAAATCTGCAAACATTAA
- the ftnA gene encoding non-heme ferritin, with product MLKAEMIEKLNEQMNLELFSSLLYQQMSAWCSYHSFEGAAAFLRRHAQEEMTHMQRLFDYLTDTGSLPRINTIESPVADYASLDVLFRATYEHEQLITQKINELAHVAMTSQDYPTFNFLQWYVAEQHEEEKLFKSVIDKLTLAGKSGEGLYFIDKELATLDTQN from the coding sequence ATGTTAAAAGCAGAGATGATTGAAAAACTAAATGAGCAAATGAATCTGGAACTGTTTTCTTCCCTGCTTTATCAGCAGATGAGCGCATGGTGCAGCTACCACAGCTTTGAAGGCGCCGCTGCTTTCCTGCGCCGCCACGCGCAGGAAGAGATGACGCATATGCAGCGTCTGTTTGATTACCTTACGGATACCGGCAGCCTGCCGCGCATCAATACTATCGAGTCGCCGGTTGCTGATTATGCCTCGCTGGATGTGCTGTTTCGCGCCACTTACGAACATGAACAACTGATCACGCAGAAAATTAATGAACTGGCGCACGTTGCTATGACCTCTCAGGATTATCCAACCTTTAATTTCCTGCAATGGTATGTTGCCGAACAGCACGAAGAAGAGAAATTGTTTAAATCTGTTATCGATAAATTAACGCTGGCGGGTAAAAGCGGCGAAGGTTTGTATTTCATCGATAAAGAACTGGCGACGCTGGATACGCAGAACTAA
- the yecR gene encoding YecR family lipoprotein → MKKIFVAASLLLLAGCTLTKEAEVSSVDTTSGLVRLSYNRSMMQTANYDQYTAQGTANKQCQQMGYATAVPFGQPIETCSLISGSVCMNTKVTIQYQCRGMAFSHTTGSW, encoded by the coding sequence ATGAAGAAAATTTTTGTTGCCGCCTCGCTGCTCCTGCTTGCTGGCTGTACCCTCACCAAAGAGGCGGAAGTCAGCAGTGTCGATACCACCAGTGGACTGGTGCGTCTGAGCTATAACCGGTCGATGATGCAAACCGCGAATTACGACCAATACACCGCTCAAGGAACGGCTAACAAACAGTGCCAGCAGATGGGTTATGCTACAGCAGTGCCTTTCGGCCAACCGATCGAAACGTGTAGCCTGATCAGCGGTTCGGTTTGCATGAATACAAAAGTCACTATTCAATATCAGTGCCGCGGCATGGCCTTTTCCCATACCACGGGCAGTTGGTAA
- a CDS encoding RpiB/LacA/LacB family sugar-phosphate isomerase, producing MKIALMMENSQAAKNAIILKELKAVADEKDFPVFNVGMSDENDHHLTYIHLGIMASILLNAKAVDFVVTGCGTGQGALMSLNIHPGVVCGYCIDPADAFLFAQINNGNALSLPFAKGFGWGAELNVRFIFEKAFTGRKGEGYPPERKEPQVRNAGILNQVKAAVVKDNYLDSLRAIDRELVKTAVSGERFQQCFFEHCQSKEIEAFVREVLA from the coding sequence ATGAAAATTGCACTGATGATGGAAAACAGTCAGGCGGCTAAAAACGCCATCATTCTGAAAGAGCTGAAAGCCGTTGCCGATGAAAAAGATTTTCCGGTGTTTAACGTCGGCATGAGCGACGAGAATGACCATCATCTGACCTACATCCACCTGGGTATTATGGCGAGTATTCTGCTGAACGCGAAAGCCGTGGATTTTGTCGTCACCGGCTGCGGTACCGGGCAGGGTGCGCTGATGTCGCTGAACATTCATCCGGGCGTGGTGTGCGGCTACTGTATTGATCCAGCGGATGCGTTTCTGTTTGCCCAGATCAACAACGGTAATGCGTTATCGCTGCCGTTTGCGAAAGGTTTTGGCTGGGGCGCGGAACTGAACGTGCGCTTTATTTTTGAGAAAGCCTTTACCGGTCGTAAAGGGGAAGGTTATCCGCCGGAGCGTAAAGAGCCTCAGGTACGCAATGCCGGGATCCTGAACCAGGTGAAAGCCGCGGTGGTTAAAGACAATTACCTCGATTCCCTACGCGCCATTGACCGTGAACTGGTGAAAACGGCCGTCTCCGGCGAGCGCTTCCAGCAGTGCTTCTTTGAACACTGCCAGAGCAAAGAGATTGAGGCGTTCGTTCGCGAAGTGCTGGCCTGA